From the Limanda limanda chromosome 2, fLimLim1.1, whole genome shotgun sequence genome, one window contains:
- the LOC133023097 gene encoding uncharacterized protein LOC133023097, whose product MDLISKPRSKSIVWLYFGLKADEKGQPLNSGEAVCRLCRKIVLAKGGNTTNLRSHLKRRHRADFFDSSTPTPPGALSESPGFDLNHEEYFEDVPFLQNTSNQNYVPDAVLPPGEPWLHGGPSRAVLSLPSYLGLCGEDGSLMSGPGSSGEEPMGEMKVYAKCHLQQGVMFGPYIGEMCRGQMPNSLKYSWAIRDDASFIYIDASDENKSNWMRYVTYTSNEEEHNLFVFQFYRHIYYKVSQPIPEGAQLRVWIGKDYATLLGLGMGDNVKCEIGEKETALRLLQDIQLVTLPEPCSTPLWSDHSQSQSPMPVISDVATVSNPDSAVDPGGLCGSAFPSTSIMSFPLPSSQLMEKYDFMPGTEKLLSSQNVTQHSPWYFFGFEPDPTGRPLDRSVVVCKLCGERVSCAGGAADLQNHLTSKHHIRTRDCNKERALLITGQQHPHSLIAPNGLVSTFPHVLSAQVTHAITNFIIMDLQSPALVEGEGFKQLILTLLPSCKDLPSLCQLEYLLREHHSRGKARLSQLLMRKTGGGENEEISDYTAPIECEPRRRGRPPGSRREVNHYVTVSVDIWSHNWQGNPERYLTVWAHCIDAGFISKNLALATQRLKECGVKDYTLQAVETQVKGMAQEWGIFQPNLVLLGGEGRNKMRLGTIKGEKGGEAAVSVPHPNSTTFPERDESVSPEEPHGSECSQSSEGLPSIPCFFSIVQDCIEELMSHHVISKTLGQFQGIVSTLFLPPALNRGSYQHHVQSLLQTLTRQEQAELKSWAHCQPAWNKLYPLLSMLIKHKSLVCDVIKEMKMQGLSKGDTASETSSSGGCHANSTSNTASANVTMRSDWKVLEDLCLVLRPLDVACRTLAKEAFPRLSLIKPILIGLLSRHLVSRPGDSSSILKEVKRMMRRNLASGYDNPVVNRVLCVACSLDPQFHGLGFMEEKDQTATFDWLKKEAVRIAKEERGRSHRKSQSKRSSSPGSPASDSDYRRRSKRLKDSRPVSFREADDDDDDESDIVEADENETADPASQRALSGMEFLLGDLFCSAPPSKQSSAEESVDMEMSVFRAGKGASLGVEPLQWWRTKAVQFPLLATVARAYLAAPAVAGSAALDFLREGVGTMYRKRANIPPESLDAILFLHYNHMSTCDAEQTAVKNEDKNSGSEKVL is encoded by the exons ATGGATCTCATCAGTAAACCCAGGAGCAAGTCCATCGTGTGGCTGTACTTCGGTTTGAAGGCGGATGAGAAGGGGCAGCCGCTGAACTCCGGAGAGGCCGTGTGTCGCTTGTGCAGGAAAATAGTGCTGGCGAAAGGTGGAAACACCACCAACCTCAGAAGTCACCTGAAGAGAAGACACCGTGCAGATTTCTTCGACAGCTCTACCCCCACGCCCCCCGGAGCCTTGTCCGAGTCTCCAG GTTTCGATCTCAACCATGAAGAATACTTTGAGGATGTTCCATTTCTGCAGAACACTTCGAATCAGAACTACGTCCCGGATGCGGTGCTGCCCCCCGGGGAGCCCTGGCTCCATGGCGGCCCCTCTCGAGCAGTGCTGTCCCTGCCTTCCTACCTGGGCCTGTGTGGGGAGGATGGGTCTCTCATGTCTGGTCCTGGATCTTCTGGCGAGGAGCCGATGGGAGAGATGAAAGTGTACGCCAAGTGTCACCTCCAGCAAGGCGTCATGTTTGGGCCCTACATAGGAGAAATGTGCAGGGGTCAAATGCCAAACAGCCTCAAATACTCCTGGGCT ATCAGAGATGACGCTTCCTTCATCTACATTGACGCTTCTGATGAAAATAAATCCAATTGGATGAG GTATGTTACATATACGAGCAATGAGGAGGAGCACAATCTATTTGTCTTCCAGTTTTACCGCCACATCTACTACAAGGTTTCCCAGCCCATCCCCGAGGGAGCACAGCTCAGAGTGTGGATTGGGAAGGATTACGCCACCCTGCTGGGCCTCGGGATGG GCGATAATGTAAAATGTGAAAtcggagaaaaggaaacagcTCTGCGCCTCCTGCAAGACATCCAGTTGGTCACCCTCCCGGAGCCGTGCAGCACTCCCCTTTGGTCAGatcacagccaatcacagagcccCATGCCTGTCATCAGTGACGTGGCGACGGTGTCAAATCCAGACTCGGCTGTTGATCCAGGGGGGTTGTGTGGCTCCGCCTTCCCCTCTACTTCCATCATGTCCTTCCCGCTCCCCAGCTCCCAGCTGATGGAAAAGTACGATTTTATGCCTGGAACAGAAAAACTGCTGAGTAGCCAAAACGTCACGCAACACAGCCCGTGGTACTTTTTCGGTTTCGAGCCGGACCCAACCGGTCGGCCCCTGGACCGGAGCGTCGTGGTGTGTAAGCTGTGTGGGGAGCGGGTGAGCTGCGCGGGAGGAGCTGCGGACCTCCAGAACCACCTGACCAGCAAGCACCACATCAGAACACGGGACTGCAACAAGGAGCGGGCTCTTCTGATAACGG GACAACAACACCCTCACTCCCTGATAGCTCCCAACGGCCTGGTCAGCACATTCCCCCATGTTCTGTCTGCTCAAGTGACCCATGCCATAACCAACTTCATCATCATGGATCTCCAGTCCCCGGCTCTGGTGGAAGGGGAGGGCTTCAAGCAGCTGATCCTCACCCTCCTGCCCTCCTGCAAGGATCTGCCGTCACTTTGTCAGCTGGAGTACCTCCTGAGAGAACACCACAGCAGGGGCAAGGCCAGGCTGTCCCAGCTGCTGATGAGGAAAACAGGAGGTGGGGAGAACGAGGAGATATCTGACTATACCGCTCCAATCGAGTGTGAGCCCAGGAGACGCGGCCGACCTCCTGGCAGTCGGAGGGAAGTTAATCACTATGTCACTGTAAGTGTTGACATTTGGTCGCACAACTGGCAAGGCAACCCCGAGAGGTACCTCACCGTCTGGGCACACTGCATAGACGCCGGTTTTATCTCTAAGAATCTGGCCCTGGCAACCCAAAGACTGAAGGAGTGTGGGGTGAAAGACTACACCCTTCAAGCAGTGGAGACCCAAGTCAAAGGGATGGCACAGGAGTGGGGGATCTTTCAGCCTAATCTGGTGCTGCTGGGAGGGGAAGGAAGGAATAAAATGAGGCTTGGGACAATAAAGGGGGAGAAAGGTGGAGAGGCGGCAGTAAGCGTCCCTCACCCGAACTCAACAACATTTCCTGAAAGGGATGAATCTGTGTCCCCCGAGGAACCACATGGCTCTGAGTGCAGCCAATCCAGTGAGGGGCTTCCATCTATTCCATGCTTCTTCAGCATTGTGCAGGACTGCATCGAGGAATTAATGTCCCATCATGTCATCTCCAAGACCCTCGGCCAGTTTCAGGGTATTGTATCAACACTGTTCCTGCCACCTGCTTTAAACAGAGGCTCATATCAGCATCATGTCCAGAGTCTGCTGCAGACGCTGACGAGACAGGAACAGGCCGAGCTGAAGTCCTGGGCTCATTGTCAGCCAGCGTGGAATAAGCTCTACCCTCTACTGAGCATGCTCATCAAACATAAAAGCCTCGTCTGTGATGTAATAAAAGAGATGAAAATGCAGGGCTTGTCCAAAGGAGACACTGCTTCAGAAACCAGTTCATCAGGCGGCTGCCACGCAAACTCCACCTCCAACACGGCCTCAGCAAACGTCACAATGCGTTCTGACTGGAAGGTCCTGGAGGATCTGTGTTTGGTGCTCAGACCTCTGGACGTGGCCTGTCGGACCCTCGCCAAGGAGGCCTTCCCTCGTCTGTCCCTCATCAAACCCATTCTCATCGGCCTGCTCTCGCGCCACCTGGTCTCACGGCCGGGAGATTCGTCATCCATCTTAAAGGAagtgaagaggatgatgaggcGAAACTTGGCGAGCGGCTACGACAACCCTGTGGTCAACAGGGTTCTGTGCGTGGCGTGCTCCCTTGACCCACAGTTCCATGGGCTGGGCTTCATGGAGGAAAAG GATCAGACGGCCACATTTGATTGGTTGAAGAAAGAGGCCGTCAGGATTGCGAAGGAggaaagggggaggagccaTCGTAAGAGCCAGAGCAAGAGAAGCTCCTCCCCCGGGTCTCCAGCGTCAGATAGCGACTACCGGCGGAGGAGCAAACGCCTCAAAGACTCCCGCCCAGTCAGCTTCAGAGAGgccgatgatgatgacgatgacgagAGTGACATTGTAGAGGCCGATGAGAACGAGACAGCGGACCCCGCCTCCCAGCGTGCGCTCTCCGGTATGGAGTTCCTGCTGGGAGACCTGTTCTGCTCGGCCCCCCCGAGCAAGCAGAGCTCTGCTGAGGAATCTGTAGACATGGAGATGTCTGTGTTCAGGGCCGGTAAGGGGGCCTCACTGGGGGTGGAGCCTCTGCAGTGGTGGAGGACGAAGGCCGTTCAGTTTCCACTGTTGGCAACAGTGGCACGGGCCTACCTGGCCGCCCCAGCCGTGGCAGGCAGCGCCGCACTGGACTTTTTGCGGGAAGGGGTGGGAACCATGTACAGAAAGAGAGCCAACATTCCACCGGAAAGTTTGGACGCAATCCTCTTCCTGCACTACAACCACATGTCCACCTGTGATGCTGAGCAAACAGCAGTTAAGAATGAGGACAAGAACAGTGGGAGTGAGAAGGTcctataa
- the ccdc175 gene encoding golgin subfamily A member 6-like protein 24, with translation MASCLVPDFPAVTVALEHLKELDNVLKEERVPFAPEASLHLAELKAAVTDLESDRRAAHEHLEVETIENSKLRLQINNIRDRMSREIKADVAAARASNAEEMELLHRELNTVSRLREATEKRQGVLLSQNEALNPHREREEAQHEEVVAVLNDRISLKYSLQMQLDQTLGRIEELKICIAAVKQDKISLEQNMVLEREAFAVRKRSLSGDENQMDEKIKQQKQVIRRSRRELGRVNDKKQESRGRLEELVTDSAKIEGNLQRLTESRCQFEKQLDGETQRRQDLRRQRETLKKELCDSGEAFSLAVQNLKERITAVESQIEEGQASKFLCQENLAHIHEMYKQQHGEESGVRAEHSCASQQLERSGLQLEERVASVVKHNKEIRAMDKQMRELLQADTINKRMFERNREELWGNVDTERENIRHLEEERNGLRRLLEEAKREQEEHMAKINSGITSTRRRYKELRREEAALQQRQPKSTDADLLMNHVTQCAAEYRQIEIQLQQEIEQCTAETVGITRSTEEKQRVVEEKEEMLKEVEARWNEEQRRHQRLKTLTSELRRRKADLELSVQGLKEKTISLLQPKEEMKAELEETRARHMDVLGRQASELRAVELSIYDTSVKLEQVGVENSRLHLCIRQMTTDVNRVRWNKDRYWQEVHQFNRDKQALVDSLQEAWREDILVTEDCQRSAGVLLVCMNTLLNQLKTRRQQLGHVNTLLHQKMLEFSKRLGDQT, from the coding sequence ATGGCGTCTTGCTTAGTGCCGGACTTCCCCGCCGTCACTGTTGCCCTCGAACACTTAAAGGAGCTGGACAATGTGCTGAAAGAGGAGAGGGTCCCATTCGCACCCGAGGCCAGCCTCCACCTGGCAGAGCTGAAGGCTGCTGTCACCGACCTGGAGTCAGACCGACGTGCTGCCCACGAACATTTAGAAGTGGAAACCATAGAAAACAGCAAGCTACGACTCCAAATAAACAACATACGGGATCGAATGAGCCGGGAAATCAAGGCGGACGTGGCAGCAGCCCGAGCCTCCAATGCCGAGGAGATGGAGCTGCTGCACCGGGAGCTCAACACAGTGTCTCGGCTGCGAGAAGCTACTGAGAAGAGGCAGGGAGTCCTCCTGAGCCAGAATGAAGCTTTGAACCCTCACAGAGAACGAGAGGAAGCCCAGCACGAGGAGGTCGTCGCTGTTCTGAATGATCGAATCTCCCTGAAGTACAGCTTGCAAATGCAACTCGACCAGACACTGGGGCGGATAGAGGAGCTGAAGATCTGCATCGCTGCTGTCAAACAGGACAAAATATCACTGGAGCAAAACATGGTGCTGGAGAGAGAAGCCTTCGCTGTGAGAAAACGCAGCCTGTCCGGTGACGAGAATCAGATGGACGAGAAAAtcaagcagcagaaacaagtgatcaggaggagcagaagagagcTGGGGAGAGTAAACGACAAGAAGCAAGAGAGCCGTGGCCGTCTGGAAGAGCTTGTGACGGATTCGGCCAAGATAGAGGGAAACCTACAAAGACTGACAGAATCTCGGTGCCAGTTTGAGAAACAGCTGGACGGTGAGACTCAAAGGCGTCAAGACCTGAGGCGACAGAGAGAAACTCTGAAGAAGGAGTTGTGTGACTCAGGAGAAGCGTTCAGCCTTGCCGTTCAGAATCTAAAAGAGAGAATCACTGCAGTGGAGAGCCAAATAGAGGAGGGTCAAGCATCGAAGTTCCTCTGTCAGGAGAACCTGGCCCATATCCATGAGATGTACAAGCAGCAGCATGGTGAAGAGAGCGGCGTGAGGGCAGAGCACTCCTGTGCATCGCAGCAGCTGGAGCGGTCcgggctgcagctggaggaacgCGTCGCCTCCGTAGTCAAACACAACAAGGAGATCAGAGCCATGGACAAGCAGATGAGAGAACTTCTGCAGGCTGACACCATCAACAAGCGCATGTTCGAGAGGAATCGGGAGGAGCTGTGGGGTAACGTGGatacagagagggagaacaTCCGCCACctcgaggaggagaggaacggGCTGAGGAGACTTCTGGAGGAGGCGAAAagggagcaggaggaacacATGGCGAAAATCAACTCTGGCATCACCAGCACAAGGAGGCGCTACAAGGAGCTGCGTCGAGAGGAGGCCGCGCTCCAGCAGCGCCAGCCCAAGAGCACAGATGCTGACCTGCTAATGAACCATGTGACCCAGTGTGCAGCGGAATACAGACAAATAGAGATCCAACTCCAGCAGGAGATTGAGCAGTGCACCGCAGAGACTGTGGGTATCACACGGAGCactgaggagaagcagagggtggtggaggagaaagaggagatgctgaaggaggtggaggccaGGTGGAATGAGGAGCAACGCCGCCACCAGAGGCTGAAAACGCTGACCTCGGAGCTGAGGCGGAGGAAGGCAGATCTGGAGCTGTCCGTTCAGGGGCTGAAGGAGAAAACCATCTCTCTGCTTCAGCCCAAAGAGGAGATGAAGGCAGAGCTGGAGGAAACGAGAGCACGTCACATGGATGTGCTCGGCAGACAGGCCTCAGAGCTGAGAGCTGTGGAACTGAGCATCTATGACACCAGTGTGAAACTGGAGCAGGTCGGCGTGGAGAACAGCAGGCTGCATCTCTGCATCAGACAGATGACGACGGACGTGAACAGGGTCAGGTGGAACAAAGACAGATACTGGCAGGAGGTTCACCAGTTCAACCGGGACAAGCAGGCCTTGGTTGACTCGTTACAGGAAGCATGGAGGGAAGATATATTGGTAACGGAGGACTGTCAGAGGAGTGCTGGTGTCCTGCTGGTGTGTATGAACACTCTGCTGAACCAACTGAAGACTAGGAGACAGCAGCTTGGACATGTTAACACACTCCTACACCAGAAAATGCTAGAATTCAGCAAGAGACTGGGAgatcaaacataa